The Gossypium arboreum isolate Shixiya-1 chromosome 2, ASM2569848v2, whole genome shotgun sequence region GGGAATTTATTTTCTTAAGTTTCAAATCAAACAATAGACTGCTAATCAAGGATAAGAGAAAGTATATGGAAATAGGCTTCTAAATGTGAGGCAAAAAGATGACAATACATCATCAATTTCTAGCTGATTGAGAGACATGTAAAATAGGCTTTTTTTCCTAGTAGCATAAAGCAACAAGATAACAAAGTCTCATTGATTTCCAGTTGACCAAGAGACATGTAAAATAGGCCTAGCTTTCTCAGTAACATGTATAGGCTTTCTAAGCGCGCACACACACAcactcccaaaaaaaaaaagaacatcaAGATTCCTTGCTCTATGGACCCATGTGGTCCCTGGCTGGAAGTGCACAAACAATAGAAAACTGATTAACTTAGAAGCCGTATAGGCAGAATAATAAAATGTACCCTTTTACGTTGTTAGACATGGCAAGTGGCAACGTGTCAGACCAAGTTAGAAACGACTACAAAATCATGCACATAACGTGCATCCCAATGTCAATACTTCACATGTTAAAGTGCACCAGATCGAGGTCCCAATTGCTCAACCCCATACAAATCAGGCAAGAGGCATGGATACATACAATGAGAGGGAAAAGGGAAGTAGAAAAAAGCATTGTAGTAAATACACGATTGAAATTCTATGTATATTTAAAACTTAAAAGGCAAGAAATATATGCCCCAAAAACGCGTAGAAAATATTCATTAAACCtttcaaataataaaaaactGACCTGGTTGGTTGGGGCTGTGAGTCTTGAACAAATAGATCTGCCAGCATTGTGGCAAATCTCATACCACAGTTTTCAGGATCTAATGCACAAGCATAGAACATAACAAACTGCAGACATTAAGTAAAAAAAATCAGATGAATTACCATACAAGTCAAGCAGGTCTTATTGCTCGTATTAAgaaaatttaaccaaaaaaaataGTACCATGATGTTCATCAAGAATTAGAAGCGGAAATTTCAACAAACTAAATAACATATGTGATGACAATATGAGTATTACCTGAGCAAATTTTGACTTGTAGGCACTTAGAACTGTTACCTGAAATGACTGGAGAAGTGTTTCAAATACCTACAACAGCAATTAAACAAACTTAAGACTGAACCAGGTAAGAGGATGCAGTGGGAGATGGAAAGATTAACTTCAGAAAATACCTTAGCTAAGCGGCCTTCCCTTTCACAAGATTCAAGATGTTCAAAGGTTAAAACCAGTAGGTTATCTAGCAGTTCAGCGATGCTGTTTCCAGCTAGACTCTTACGGCTTAATCGGAACTGCAAAATGAGCTCCATCATTTTTACATCATGATTATCATAAACTGGTTACTAGAGTTTTAGAAAAATATTGAAGTGCAAAGGATGGCCATTAATTCATCAACAACCACCTTGGGACATCACAAGCAAACTAAGAACCAAAAACATGTTAACTGTACCTCTCCAACATCTGGCTCAGCACTTTCCTCAATGTCATCCACATCTTCTAGCTCCATCTCAAATATGCCTTTACTAAAGTCATCTTGTAAAATGGCATCCCATCCAATCTCCACCTAAACGGAACTCCAATACACTCATTATGACATACAAAAGCCAAACAATTTTCTCATTCTAAGGAAAATTCAAATTACTTACATCTAGCTCTATCAGCCGGTCCACCACAGCCATAAGTATTGTGCTTCCAACAAGTTCTCCAATTTCACCACTCTCTAATTTTAACATGTTCTCCACATAAATTACTATTGCCTACAAGGACAAGGGGAGAGGCTTCAGATTCAATTGTCTTAACAAATTTCAATAATAAAATATGGCAGCTACAGGCACCAAAGCAACAGAACGTATGATATAATTGATCAGGAAATAGCATCTACGAACTCCACCAAACTGAACAGATATCCAATAGTGGAACAATGGTATCTTACATTTTCATCCATCTAGGGACTAAAATTGATTGCATAAGCATAACAGCATTGAGTTTTTAAGTAACATGCTACAATAAGAATATCTAAAGATATCTAAATATGAtaataaaaggaaaatttagaaggaaaaagaaaaatctaAATTCCCTACTGAAAAAATTCAACTTACTCGGTCCTTATGATAAATTGTTGGCATTCCTTGGAGAACTATGGTCAATAATCTCAAGGGGGCAAGAGGGACATAATCAGCTATCTTTTTGAAAGCTGCATGCACCCGAGAAAGAACTTGGCCCTTCCTCTCAAGACCATGTGGCATTTTTAGTTTATCCAAGAAATAAGGTGGTGGGGTGAAATTGCTCACAAGCATACCCAGACACAAATCAAGATATTTTCCATTTGAAATAGCCTgcaatacgatggaaaataattttaaagaaaaggtGGGAGTAGGAAACTATGAAAACGAGCTGGGAAGTAAGCAGCACATACAAGGGACACAATAAGTTCAGCTAATGCATCTGCCACATGAGGCCCGTAGTTCCACATGCTCATACAAAAAATCTGGAAGAACAGCCGAGGGAACAAGTAAATAAGGGGAACACACTGAAAATAGGTAaggtgaaaaagaaaatgaaagagaggaacTTACAGCAGAAAGGAGGGAGTCATGATAAGTAATATCTATAGAAGATACAGCCCCAGCTAGTGCCTTCAAAGTAGTCTATGATTCATGTAATTCATAAACAAGAAGACGAAGTCAAGCTTAGATACATAAGAAAGGATGGTATGCATTGGagtaataaaagaaaatgaaaagaaagacACCTCGAGTAAGGCGACCTCATCAGGGGCAAGATGTTTGGAATGGTGCATGACCCCAACAAGCTGATTGTAGCTGTTGTTATCACCCTGAAAAAATAATACAACATATAAGAGCAGTTGATTTAGAAAGCACAATAGAGAGAGTGTGTGCGTGTGTGTCTTTGAGCGCTTACGGATAGGACGGAGGCGAGCGCTTGCTTGACATGAGAAACTATTTCTGAATCAGTGAAATTGAAAACTTGATCTTCCTCCATCTCCGGGTATTTCGGCAATTCCAATCCCATGCTCTGTTTTAGGTTCAAATTAAGCTgcactgcaaaaaaaaaaaaaagttcgcAGTGGCGCAGCTGCTATTAAGCGGTACCGGCGCCACCCACCACCGATAAAGACCTCAGTAGGGATGCGAACAAATTTCACATCAATAGCAGCGGATCACGGACGCAAATAGAAGGTCCCCTATTACCGCTCAACCCATAGCTTTTAAAAGAATTGTCCTTCTCAACAAAGAAAGCAGAGATAGCAGTAGGATTGAAaacagaaaatgaaataaagCAGAGTGATGCAGAGgcagagagaaaagaaagaaatctTCTTAGGGTTTCAAAACTTACCTTATTCAGTTTCCTTCTCTGTGGGAACTTGAAGGCAGGAGAGGGCTTGGGTCAGGGACTGCACGAAGAGGAGAAGCTTGTTGGCGGCGGGTGTTCAAAGAGAGATAGTTAagggtttttaatttttttaatcaattaatagaaaataaatacTTTTAGGGATAATGCCATCTTTGGccccttaatttatcaaatattttagTTTGGTACTTTTCTTTGAAAATATCTAATTTTGGTACCGAAGTTTGATTCCacctaaaatatttaaaacatttttaacatattcaacgaatattataattttacttttatgtaattaatacaaagtaacattattgaaaataataattaattaatataattaactttaatattaattaaatgataattaagaTGTTTAAAATTCTTTTAACTAATACATCTATTTTACACTAATAAAATTAGCACAATTTTTTTAAATAGAATTAGCACAAATTgtttatatcaattttttaattaataattgtaaattaaaatataattatttttaatgtataattattacaatttttattaaattataattatttgttaATGTCACTACTTctattttccttcaaattttattttaaatataaatttattaatatgatagaaaataaaaCGATTTCTCATCAGTTTATAAGTAGTTTCTCCAAACTTGTGGTTTTATATTCACTAATCCTCATGTCACGTGCATTACacactattttatttatttattaatttattaaataatatattttataattttaaaatatatatcctAATTAAATGAGAATTggtctaattttaataaaaatattaattttgaaaaataatttagcaaataaaaaatattttaaaagtaataaaaattaaaaaggaagAAACAACATGATAGTAAAAtattaagtaattaaataaaataacttgTTATTTGAATATgagtttaaatttcacctataaaaaccattactttaatattttattaccttcaatataatattttataaaataatgataaacaacattcataattatataaatattattaaaataaaataatagtataattatcgaatatcaaataataataactaaacatcttaaataataatgaaaatcatACCTTTTTTTGGTAATAGaaacaaaatatattattaaataaggctaaaatatgattttctttcattaattttttggatgttattttgaatgaaaatgtCTTGCTAATGGATATATTTATAGtgctaaatattaattttaattggtaAACAATTGTAACACTAAAATCAAGATTATaatcaaaattattttatattaaaattattatgaatgtaattttgttttcaagatttaattgaaagattattaataaaataattataattatttttatattatattatattatttattttacatatttaaaaatgagaaaaatagatcatgtaaaatattaattttaattaatcaattttgtTATCTTAATTTCTTGAATAAATACGGGTCATATGATTTATCGATTGTTTTGAATCGAACCGATCTCGttataagtaattaatatttataatcaataacatttaatttaattataaaatacatttaattttttaagatttgacatataaattaagaataaataaatttatacattTTAGATTAGATTACCAATATATTGATATTATCTTCATATATAAAATGTTAATCTCacacatttaatttttattaattataaaaatctattttaacattattagtcattatcatatttaaaataaaatcatatttatatataaattatatttatatataaatcatatttatttattaaaaaacttggattttattatttttaatttatctaattatattcaataattttatagttttataattttattaattaaaatatattatgttatttttagtagaatttttgaaaaatatattccAATTTGTTGTAAATACATTAAACGGATGTCTATAATCTTTAAACATTTATGAAAGTAATGAGTTAAAACCCCTCATTCATTATTAAAGATGCTTAATGTACGTGTTAATGAAGCAGTTAAATAAGCTTCGTTCATTTATGTTGCATTGAATGTCAATGGCTTATATATAAGTCTTTTATAAATGAAAAGAGGAGACGAGAAAATTCGCTATTTATTTTAAGtgttcttttatttaattattttataacacgcTATCAGCACGAGCTTCTACAAGCTCATAGTGAAATTCACGACATTTCACTTTATATAATTTGCTTATATAACTCTCGTTAAACTATATACGTTATACGTATtttcataattcttttattttattttctagatgAAATATTTGCTTTGGGTAACATTTGCACATGTATTTTTACAACTAAAATCtaataatgataattatatatacatgttttgtaacacCGTGaatttggggttagaagttttgagatTTGTAGATAGGGTTAGTGGCTAGATCGACTTGGGTTTGTTGCTGTGTTTTATGTCAAAATGGGCCTGCTAGTTTGGTGGTTGGATGTGTGTTAGTTTACCTCTAGGTTCTAGATTCGAATCTTCATGTATGCTCGaggaattaattttatttttgttttctttctttttattttatgttatatatatatatatatatatatatattatgttatttattttatggtatttttttttaaaaaggaggttgtttctaaaaataaaatatcttcTCACattcttctcttctttcttcacatattcatctttttcaatttcctttgattttatttttgcttATTCCGCTTTGTCGTCTGTCAAGAGAGCGTTGTTCTCGAGTGTTCTGCTTGATTGGTTCCGAAATTGGGTCTCTGAATTGGTTTGGTAGAGTGAGTTAACAATTTTGGGTGTTTAAATCGCGAATTCAGGTATGGGTTTGAAAACTTTTCCTTTTTGATATTAACAGAATTCTAATTTGGTTTTGTGAATTTTGATATGGTTTGTGGGTTACTGAAATTATCATTTGAAATGTCAATTGTCATGGTTTTGTGTAAAAAAATTGACTGGTTAGGGTGTGTTTCTACTCTATTAGAGATTAAGGATCATTTGATGTCAGAATTCATGTTTTTCGGGCTGTTTTagagtggttttgtgaccacatgGGTGGCCAAATGGGCATGTAACTgttcacacgactgtgtggaaTTAGGAATTAGGGTTTCTGAGCAAGATTaggtgctacacggcctagccacacggccatgtagcAAATTTGGGGAAATTAGTTTATTTTCACAAAGTCGTGCCCCCTAGGCACACAGGCGTATGTGTTTGGGAATTtagggtttttgatgatttttagtaCTACACGGCCtgtccatacgggcatgtgtctcacacgagcgtgtggggtCTCCACACTGCCGTGTCGCCTCTGCTCTTAATTTTTAGCACttttggacagtgagttacacaggctgtTCACGCAGACGTGTACCCCCTCCACGTGGGAATGTGGGGCCTTCACACTAGCGTGTGTGGcctccacatgggcatgtagacCCCTACACGGCCTGGGAAAATCCACATGGTTGGGGCACACAGCCATATAGTTCTACCTTGCCAAATTTTTGTATTATGTTTATTTATGACTTGTTTGTGGTTCTCTATGTTTTGAACCTTGGCTAGGTCTTACTAAGGGTAGTCGGAACTCTATTTTGACTCGGACTTATATGTTTTATGCAATCGCTGCAATAGTTAAGTGGTTCGTTAATGTGATATTGCCTAAAAAATatctgtctgcttcagtggttaagtgatgTGGGTGTGTGTGACGGTTTGGAAATTGCATACATTGATTCTGTAACTGACTGACTGATTACGAGCTTCTGCGTCTGTATAATTGACAGTATTTGGTATGAATTCTTGCATTTGCATTATGATTTCGGGTTTGGGATATGAAGAAAAGGAAGTCTGATCTGATTTGGCATTTTTAACTGCAATACGTCTGTATGGCGGTTTGTTGCACAGTACGAAACTTCTGGCAGTTCAACTGCATACTGCTATTTACATGGTTTAGTTTTATattcatggtgtgtagggttggatgggccttccGAGGTCTTATGTAGTGTACAAGGTTGGTTGAGTTTCTTATAGCTCATTTGTAGTGTGAATGGGGGACGGAGAGATGTTTGGCTGGATGAGTGGGTTTTATGTTGTTGCATTTGTTCCTTATTTTGTCTCTCTAATTACGATTTTAACGATATATAGATCGATATGTTCATTACTGATGGTTCTGTTTTGGTTGTGATGATTATTTGGATATCGGTTTGCCAATgtgatattttgtttttattatagcgcttaatttttatttttttgtcgtTTCAATCTCACACTGGGCTCACGTAGCTCATCCCCCTCAGTTTCCTTTTTTCAAGTATTTCTGCTTGCTGTAGTTGAACTAGGCACGTCGAAAGTCTCGGACAACTATGTTTTAGAATTAactttaaaagtattttttttataattttagcaCTTATAAATAAACGGTTTGAATAGTAAGCTGTATTTTGAATATTGTGATATGAACTTTGGGCCATACGCACGTAAGTGTCTTTTGGACTAAATTTTTTTGTAATATCAGGATTTTACAACGAAAAGTTTTACGTAACTTAAATACCGTTTGTTTTCTAGCTGGTTAAACTAAAATTTATCCCACGATCACTTCAATGATCAATGTGACCTCTGGAATCTGGCCTAAAGGTCgagttttagggtgttacatttagtggtatcaaagccatgtTTGCAAAAACTCGACCTGTTTTTTTTTAAGTATCCGTGTGTACGCgtgttcattttttttaaaaaatttaaaccgTACCACAACATTTTAAAACTATGTGTGTTTCACTGATTTTGAGGAGATAAAACGTCTGAAACTCTGATACTGGTCTAGGGTGGAAATTCGAAACTGTAAGATTAAAAATGTAGATTTTCGTATTAAAAATGTagatttttgtatttattttgtgTTCGTTTTCTGAAAATGTAGATACTCTGAGTTAGTCACAATAGCGATATGGATTCTGATGGTAAGCATGATCGTGGGGGTCAATTTAATGAGACTCTCGAAGAGTTATTAACTTCTCTGGGACGTGGGTTTGTTCAGGAGTCAAAAGTCAATGAGGTTTCACCAGTTTCGGGTAGTAATAACTCAGAGGTTGGTACCGAGGCATTGACTTGAGTGGTGAGAGAAGTGTTAGAAAGTTTTCGAGGCTAGTTTAGAGAGAAGTGAAGAGTTAGTTCAAGGTAGGTGTGTGGATTATGGAAAGAAAATAGATCGTAGCCCTCTGAGGTTGGAGCCTCAGTTTGCGAAGTGTATAAGAATGCAGTTGGGTGTTAGTAAAGGTTGTGCAAATGGTTCTGGTAATGAGGCCATCGTAACGATTTGTAGGCACTGTAAGGAGCATCATGTAGGCGACTGTTGGAAGAAATTGGGAGCGTGTCTTGGATGTGATCGAATAGGGAGTGTCTGCGACGACATTGAGACAAGTATGGTTGTAGGTTGTTGTGACTCTGTGTGTTATTTATTTGAATGACATTGATTGTTTATTCGTTGGATAACACTTGTGTGTGTGATGAACAAGTATGTATCTGCTTTAATGACTAAGTGTTCTGGTTCTGTATGAGGTCTTAAGTTCAAGTCTAGTGTCGTAGCACTTCAAGACTAGAGTGCACAATGGGAGCGTAGTGGTGCAGCTTGTGTTATACCATTGTTCTGTTAGtgggaaatttcgaggatgaaatttctttaaggaggcgTCAGTTGTAGCACCCTGaaatttggggttagaagttttgagatTTGTAGATAGGGTTAGTAGTTAGATAGAACAGTTGGGTTTGCTGTTGTGTTTTATgtcagaatgggcttgctggtttGGTGGTTGGATGTGTGTTAGTTTACCTCTGGGTTTTGGGTTCGAATTCTCATGTGTGCTCGaggaattaattttattttagctttgtttctttttattttatgttatatatatatatatatatatatatatatatatatatatatatatatatattttatgttctTTATTCTATGGTATCTTTTTTAAAATGAGGttgtttataaaaataaaatatcttttaacgtttttctcttctttcttcacatattcatctttttcaattttcttttgattttctttttgcttATTCCGCTTTGTCGTCTGTCAAGAGAGCATTGTTCTCGAGTGTTTTGCTTGATTGGTTCCAAAATTAGGTCTCTGAATTGGCATGGTGGAACGAGTTGAACAATTCTATGTGTTTAAATCgcaaattcaagtatgggttcgaAAACTTTTCCTTTTTGATATTGACGGAATTCTAATTTGGTTATGTGAATTTTGACATGGTTTGTGGGTTCCTGAAATTATCATTTGAAGTGTCAATTGTCGCGGTTTTGCGTAAAAATTTGATTGGTTAGGGCGTATTTCTACTCTATTAGAGATTAAGGATCATTTGATGTCAGAATTAATGTTTTTTAGGTTGTTTTagagtggtttcgtgaccacataggtggccacatgggcatgtgcctgtTCACACGGCTATGTGGAATTAGGAATTAGGGTTTCCGGGCAAGATTAAGTGTCACGCAGcctggtcacacggccatgtagtAGATTTGGGAAATTAGTTTATTTTCACACTGTTGTGTTCCCTAGGCACAAGGGCGTGCGTGTTTGGGAATTtagggtttttgatgatttttggcaccacacggcctagccgcATGGGCATGTATCCCACACGGGAGTGTGGGGTCTCTACACGGCTGTGTCGCCTCTACTCTTAACTTTTAGCACTTTTGGacaatgagttacacgggctaTTCACATTGGCGTATGCCCCCTCCACGCGGGCGTGTGGGACCTTCACACGGGCGCGTATGGCCTCCACATAGGCGTTAGACCCCCATACGGCTTGGGCAAATCCACACGGCCGGGGCACACAGCCTTGTGGTTCTAC contains the following coding sequences:
- the LOC108486280 gene encoding uncharacterized protein LOC108486280 is translated as MGLELPKYPEMEEDQVFNFTDSEIVSHVKQALASVLSGDNNSYNQLVGVMHHSKHLAPDEVALLETTLKALAGAVSSIDITYHDSLLSAIFCMSMWNYGPHVADALAELIVSLAISNGKYLDLCLGMLVSNFTPPPYFLDKLKMPHGLERKGQVLSRVHAAFKKIADYVPLAPLRLLTIVLQGMPTIYHKDRAIVIYVENMLKLESGEIGELVGSTILMAVVDRLIELDVEIGWDAILQDDFSKGIFEMELEDVDDIEESAEPDVGEFRLSRKSLAGNSIAELLDNLLVLTFEHLESCEREGRLAKVFETLLQSFQVTVLSAYKSKFAQFVMFYACALDPENCGMRFATMLADLFVQDSQPQPTRMSAVSYLASYLSRAKFLAASSISSMLKRLVDWCLEYCEAHDGDINPNAHRVFYSGCQAIMYVLCFRMKVFVDVPRLKSELLIPLEQVLKHKLNPLKVCLPSVVEEFLRQAKAASLFTVCKTFIFDGLLESELSRAFGGLERLDTFFPFDPCLLKKCDSFIRPMFVFWSMVKPTYDDAFDDDDDDDGSSDDDLVQDFVNENEDIMNDEFGKSFDEQGVDMDDFDYALKKMSITPKATSNYKFGGRFQEPARMPSRIRPSTSPESL